Proteins encoded by one window of Porphyrobacter sp. YT40:
- a CDS encoding nitronate monooxygenase family protein, with protein sequence MKTAITEMFGIQHPIIQGGMHYVGFAEMAAAVSNAGGLGIITGLTQGTPEKLANEIARCKDMTDKPFGVNLTILPTLTPPDYPGLVKAVIDGGVKVVETAGRNPVELLPPLKDAGIKVIHKCTSVRHSLKAQEIGCDAVSVDGFECGGHPGEDDVPNFILLPRAADELEIPFVSSGGMADGRSLVASLAMGAQGMNMGTRFIATKEAPVHENVKQAILAASELDTRLVMRPLRNTERVLNNAAVERLIQKEKDLGDAITIQDILPEVAGVYPKIMTEGAMDEGAWSCGMVAGLIHDIPTCQELIDRIMLQAEEIIARMQAMARG encoded by the coding sequence ATGAAAACCGCCATCACCGAAATGTTCGGCATCCAGCACCCGATCATTCAGGGGGGGATGCACTATGTCGGGTTTGCCGAGATGGCGGCGGCGGTGTCGAATGCGGGGGGGCTCGGCATCATCACCGGGCTGACACAGGGCACGCCCGAGAAGCTGGCGAACGAGATCGCGCGCTGCAAGGACATGACCGACAAGCCCTTCGGCGTGAACCTCACCATCCTGCCGACCCTGACCCCGCCCGACTATCCGGGGCTGGTGAAGGCGGTGATCGACGGCGGCGTGAAAGTGGTCGAGACCGCGGGGCGCAACCCGGTCGAGCTGCTCCCGCCGCTCAAGGATGCGGGGATCAAGGTGATCCACAAGTGCACCTCGGTGCGCCACAGCCTCAAGGCGCAGGAAATCGGCTGCGATGCGGTGAGCGTCGACGGGTTCGAATGCGGCGGGCACCCGGGCGAGGACGATGTGCCCAACTTCATTCTGCTGCCGCGTGCGGCGGACGAGCTGGAAATCCCCTTCGTCTCCAGCGGTGGGATGGCTGACGGGCGCAGCCTCGTCGCCAGCCTCGCGATGGGCGCGCAGGGCATGAACATGGGCACCCGCTTCATCGCCACCAAGGAAGCGCCGGTGCACGAGAACGTGAAGCAGGCGATCCTTGCCGCTTCCGAACTCGACACCCGGCTGGTGATGCGCCCGCTCAGGAACACTGAACGCGTGCTCAACAATGCCGCGGTCGAACGCCTGATCCAGAAGGAGAAGGACCTGGGCGATGCCATCACCATTCAGGACATCCTGCCCGAAGTCGCCGGGGTCTACCCCAAGATCATGACCGAAGGCGCGATGGACGAAGGCGCGTGGAGCTGCGGCATGGTCGCCGGGCTGATCCACGATATCCCGACCTGTCAGGAGCTGATCGACCGCATCATGCTGCAGGCCGAAGAAATCATCGCACGGATGCAAGCCATGGCACGGGGATGA
- a CDS encoding zinc-finger domain-containing protein, translated as MSIPPPEVLLVDTRRVSCDGASGIRGGAGYRPAALGHPRVFLEIDEHGYVDCGYCDRRFVLRGGPADGAVQAELPDIASGADAGH; from the coding sequence ATGAGCATTCCTCCTCCCGAAGTCCTGCTGGTCGACACCCGCCGCGTCTCTTGCGACGGTGCCAGCGGCATCCGCGGCGGCGCGGGCTATCGTCCGGCGGCGCTGGGCCACCCGCGCGTGTTCCTCGAGATCGACGAGCACGGCTATGTCGATTGCGGCTATTGCGACCGGCGCTTCGTGCTGCGCGGCGGCCCGGCGGATGGCGCGGTGCAGGCGGAGCTGCCCGACATCGCCTCGGGCGCGGATGCGGGTCACTAG
- a CDS encoding ABC transporter ATP-binding protein produces the protein MSSEPAIRIDNLVKRYAPAKGAKGTMTEGKLALGGVSFDVPQGAIFGLLGPNGAGKSTLINILAGLVNKTGGTAEIWGFDIDRDRRNASRSIGIVPQEIVFDPFFTPFEVLENQAGFYGIPAALRRSEELLEAVRLSDKRNAYARTLSGGMKRRLLVAKAMVHSPPILVLDEPTAGVDVDLRRQLWELVTEMNREGVTVVLTTHYLEEAEELCDRIAIINHGQLIANKPTRELVDMAREKIVAVTVAEDLVAAPAHDAFSKVAVTGPRGVEVTYDKDRLSAGQVLAILQGQGLTIEDVTTREADLEDVFVQLTASAG, from the coding sequence ATGTCATCCGAACCCGCGATCCGCATCGACAATCTCGTCAAGCGCTATGCCCCGGCAAAGGGCGCCAAGGGCACCATGACCGAAGGCAAGCTCGCGCTGGGCGGGGTGAGCTTCGATGTGCCGCAGGGGGCGATCTTCGGGTTGCTTGGGCCGAACGGTGCGGGCAAGTCGACGCTGATCAATATCCTGGCGGGCCTCGTCAACAAGACCGGCGGCACGGCGGAGATCTGGGGCTTCGACATCGACCGTGACCGGCGCAACGCCAGCCGCTCGATCGGGATCGTGCCGCAGGAAATCGTCTTCGACCCCTTCTTCACCCCCTTCGAGGTGCTGGAGAATCAGGCCGGGTTCTACGGCATTCCCGCCGCCCTGCGCCGCAGCGAGGAACTGCTGGAAGCGGTGCGGCTCAGCGACAAACGCAACGCCTATGCCCGCACGCTGTCGGGGGGCATGAAGCGGCGGCTGCTGGTGGCCAAGGCGATGGTGCATTCGCCCCCGATCCTTGTGCTCGACGAGCCGACCGCCGGGGTCGATGTCGATCTGCGCCGCCAATTGTGGGAGTTGGTGACCGAAATGAACCGCGAGGGCGTGACCGTGGTGCTCACCACCCACTATCTCGAAGAGGCCGAGGAGCTGTGCGACCGTATCGCGATCATCAACCACGGCCAGCTGATCGCCAACAAGCCCACCCGCGAGCTGGTCGACATGGCGCGCGAAAAGATCGTTGCGGTGACCGTCGCCGAGGATCTCGTTGCCGCGCCCGCGCATGATGCCTTCAGCAAGGTCGCGGTTACCGGCCCGCGCGGGGTCGAGGTCACCTATGACAAGGATCGACTCAGCGCCGGGCAGGTGCTCGCCATCCTTCAGGGGCAGGGCCTGACGATAGAAGACGTCACCACCCGCGAGGCCGATCTGGAGGATGTCTTCGTGCAGCTCACCGCCAGCGCAGGCTGA
- the nadB gene encoding L-aspartate oxidase, whose amino-acid sequence MAMERALRPVDDNPAHDVVVIGSGAAGLTAALALAETRRVLVLAKGSLTGGSTAWAQGGIAAVLDTGDTFEDHIRDTMVAGAGLNDPATVEFVIERAPQSIDRLCELGVPFNRESGDLHLTREGGHSHRRIVHVDDATGWAVQSALLKAAEANPNITLLPGRTCIDFITDRHREAFSAAGRVWGVYALDEATGRVERHVARATILASGGAGRVYQFSTAPRGATGDGIAMAWRAGARVSNMEMMQFHPTCLYNLEVKNFLITEAVRGEGGHLLHPETGRRFMVDYDPERMELAPRDVVARAIDDQIKRFGLDYVHLDISHQPADFVKGHFPTIYDKLMGLGIDMTREPIPVVPAQHYTCGGVVVDLAARTDVPGLWAAGECTESGLHGANRLASNSLLECFVFGEAAAQDILARWDSLEDVPAILPWDESRVTDSDEEVVIKQNWTEIRRFMWNYVGIVRTTKRLERAASRIELLKREVEDYYGAFRVTTDLIELRNLLQAAELIVQSALKRKESRGLHYTLDYPAMAAEAKDTVLVP is encoded by the coding sequence ATGGCGATGGAGAGGGCCCTGCGACCGGTGGATGACAACCCTGCGCACGATGTCGTCGTGATCGGCTCGGGCGCGGCGGGGCTGACGGCGGCGCTGGCGCTGGCCGAAACGCGGCGGGTGCTGGTGCTGGCCAAGGGCTCGCTCACCGGCGGCTCGACTGCCTGGGCACAGGGCGGGATCGCCGCGGTGCTCGACACCGGCGACACCTTCGAAGATCACATCCGCGACACGATGGTCGCGGGCGCGGGGCTCAACGATCCGGCGACGGTCGAATTCGTGATCGAGCGCGCGCCGCAATCGATCGACCGGCTGTGCGAGCTGGGCGTGCCCTTCAACCGCGAGAGCGGCGATCTGCATCTCACCCGCGAGGGCGGCCATTCGCACCGCCGCATCGTCCATGTCGACGATGCGACCGGCTGGGCGGTGCAGTCGGCGCTGCTGAAGGCCGCCGAGGCCAACCCCAACATCACGCTGTTGCCCGGCCGCACCTGCATCGACTTCATCACCGATCGCCACCGCGAGGCTTTCTCGGCGGCGGGGCGGGTCTGGGGCGTCTATGCGCTCGACGAGGCCACGGGCCGCGTGGAGCGTCATGTCGCGCGCGCCACGATCCTGGCGAGCGGCGGAGCAGGGCGCGTCTACCAATTCTCCACCGCCCCGCGCGGCGCGACCGGGGACGGGATCGCGATGGCATGGCGCGCGGGCGCGCGCGTCTCCAACATGGAGATGATGCAGTTCCACCCGACCTGCCTCTACAATCTCGAGGTCAAGAACTTCCTCATCACCGAGGCGGTCAGGGGCGAGGGTGGGCACCTGCTCCACCCCGAAACCGGGCGCCGCTTCATGGTCGATTACGACCCTGAGCGGATGGAGCTCGCCCCGCGCGATGTGGTCGCCCGCGCGATCGACGACCAGATCAAGCGCTTCGGCCTCGATTACGTCCATCTCGATATCAGCCACCAGCCCGCGGACTTCGTGAAGGGCCACTTCCCGACGATCTACGACAAGCTGATGGGTCTGGGCATCGACATGACCCGCGAGCCGATCCCGGTCGTCCCCGCACAGCACTATACCTGCGGCGGCGTGGTGGTCGATCTCGCCGCGCGCACCGATGTGCCGGGCCTGTGGGCGGCGGGGGAGTGCACCGAAAGCGGCCTCCACGGCGCGAACCGGCTGGCGTCCAACTCGCTGCTCGAATGCTTCGTGTTCGGCGAGGCCGCGGCGCAGGACATTCTTGCAAGGTGGGACAGCCTCGAGGACGTGCCTGCCATCCTCCCATGGGACGAAAGCCGCGTGACCGATTCCGACGAAGAGGTCGTCATCAAGCAGAACTGGACCGAAATCCGCCGCTTCATGTGGAACTACGTCGGCATCGTACGCACCACCAAGCGGCTGGAACGCGCCGCGAGCCGCATCGAACTGCTGAAGCGCGAGGTCGAGGATTACTACGGCGCGTTCCGGGTGACCACCGACCTGATCGAACTGCGAAACCTGCTGCAAGCCGCCGAGCTGATCGTGCAAAGCGCGCTCAAGCGGAAGGAGAGCAGGGGGCTGCACTATACGCTGGATTATCCGGCGATGGCGGCGGAGGCGAAGGATACGGTGCTGGTGCCGTGA
- a CDS encoding DUF5063 domain-containing protein, giving the protein MTEQHALIEAAIHRYLLLFEFENTSSTLRDIAMALDDLVRVYFDTPDVEPDTIDGPAAPQFDEAGFGQNAARFFERDDVIWLIDPEGGPDQKAMCTFATSELAEIAADLNKVLWLFENGSAADAIWEFRFGYQAHWGEHLHRVRHYLHGLSAW; this is encoded by the coding sequence GTGACGGAGCAGCACGCGCTGATCGAGGCAGCAATTCATCGCTACCTTTTGCTTTTTGAGTTTGAGAACACATCCTCCACTTTGCGTGACATAGCGATGGCGCTCGATGACCTCGTCCGCGTCTATTTCGATACCCCGGACGTCGAGCCAGACACAATCGATGGGCCTGCGGCACCGCAGTTCGATGAAGCCGGGTTTGGCCAGAATGCGGCTCGTTTTTTCGAAAGAGACGACGTGATCTGGCTCATCGACCCCGAAGGTGGGCCTGATCAAAAGGCCATGTGCACCTTCGCAACGTCCGAATTGGCTGAAATCGCCGCCGATCTCAACAAGGTGCTGTGGTTGTTCGAGAATGGCTCCGCGGCTGATGCAATCTGGGAGTTCCGGTTCGGCTACCAAGCACATTGGGGCGAGCATTTGCACCGGGTAAGGCACTATCTGCACGGGCTTTCCGCTTGGTAG